A DNA window from Prochlorococcus marinus XMU1406 contains the following coding sequences:
- a CDS encoding DUF2839 domain-containing protein, giving the protein MGEAKRRKTLGLPPKKNNTKTKIDESPRLFEWLPFTINQRDNLIKLSIKASWFGIGGLVILWIVVRFIGPAAGWWTLADSL; this is encoded by the coding sequence ATGGGAGAAGCAAAAAGACGTAAAACACTTGGTTTACCTCCAAAAAAAAACAATACTAAAACTAAAATTGATGAGTCTCCAAGATTATTTGAATGGCTTCCCTTTACAATCAATCAAAGAGATAACCTAATTAAATTAAGTATTAAGGCCAGTTGGTTTGGAATCGGAGGGTTAGTAATCTTATGGATTGTAGTGAGATTTATAGGCCCTGCTGCTGGGTGGTGGACTTTAGCTGATTCTTTATAA
- a CDS encoding DNA helicase: protein MLEILSHQYLKNFLRDQSINWEHIYSFGRIVSKCIENDSTYLINSEIFSSYDWLPPILISLFLKEEDSTFILSKEKIQFISQFQIDSLKNLGFNFILKNDQFIFANHHVHLITIQNFLNDPNSRNLRNHRIVYSGIEDIKQDLKNHFRISLLKKDWTKNFKEFELINQKFIKVYDSLKKKFFLRKVLGNSYINLNEKEIRFLSNFFHENSFFSDKFLSVNKALSQGWACWVKLNDTNLDWNLYLQPIDELFQIKEFFSNNKFVFLSTLRKDNFFQMYFKKHSLDIDLVINFKSNFEEKKISLYMPSKQLLPNNPLFTNSILDKCKKLILFRKGLTLVLSDDIDLKTNLATELASTYGKRVLLETIPSGKNEILCSSFDWWIMNSYLIQIPEQIIIPLLPIPNMSEPINAITVSHKKKLSQDWFRDFFLPQARIKLERSISPLRRNSGKLIILDGRANKRNWGRLLLQNIQPSKQINYMLPFD from the coding sequence ATGCTTGAAATTTTAAGTCATCAATATTTGAAAAATTTTTTGAGAGATCAAAGTATTAATTGGGAGCACATATATTCTTTTGGGAGGATAGTTTCCAAATGTATTGAAAATGATTCTACCTATCTAATTAATTCAGAAATTTTCTCTAGCTATGATTGGTTACCTCCAATTTTGATTTCTTTATTTTTAAAGGAAGAGGATTCAACTTTTATTTTATCTAAAGAAAAAATCCAATTTATAAGCCAATTTCAGATTGATTCATTGAAAAATCTAGGTTTTAATTTTATTTTGAAAAATGATCAATTTATTTTTGCAAATCATCATGTTCACTTGATAACTATCCAAAATTTTCTTAATGATCCCAATTCTCGTAATCTTAGAAATCATCGAATAGTTTATTCAGGAATTGAGGATATAAAACAGGATTTAAAAAATCATTTTAGGATTTCTTTACTTAAAAAGGATTGGACAAAAAATTTTAAAGAATTTGAATTAATCAATCAAAAATTTATAAAAGTATATGATTCGTTGAAGAAAAAGTTCTTCTTGAGAAAGGTCTTAGGAAATAGTTATATCAATTTAAATGAAAAAGAAATTAGGTTCTTGTCAAACTTTTTTCATGAAAATTCTTTTTTTTCTGATAAATTTTTAAGTGTCAACAAAGCATTATCTCAAGGTTGGGCATGCTGGGTAAAGTTAAACGATACAAATTTAGATTGGAATTTGTATTTACAGCCAATAGATGAACTTTTTCAAATTAAGGAATTTTTTTCAAATAATAAATTTGTTTTTTTATCAACATTGAGAAAAGATAATTTTTTCCAAATGTATTTTAAAAAACATAGTTTAGATATTGACTTGGTTATTAATTTTAAGAGTAATTTTGAAGAGAAAAAGATTTCTTTATATATGCCCTCTAAACAGTTGCTTCCTAATAATCCTCTTTTTACCAATTCAATCTTGGACAAATGCAAAAAGTTAATACTTTTTAGAAAGGGTTTAACTTTAGTGTTGTCTGATGATATTGATTTAAAAACTAATCTTGCTACAGAATTAGCTTCTACTTACGGGAAGAGAGTATTGCTAGAGACAATTCCCTCTGGTAAAAATGAAATTCTTTGCTCTAGTTTTGACTGGTGGATTATGAATTCTTATTTAATTCAAATTCCAGAACAAATTATCATTCCTTTACTTCCGATTCCGAATATGTCAGAACCCATTAATGCAATTACTGTCTCTCATAAGAAGAAGCTTTCTCAAGATTGGTTTAGAGACTTCTTTCTTCCTCAAGCTAGAATTAAACTTGAAAGATCTATTTCTCCTTTAAGAAGAAATTCAGGTAAGTTAATAATCCTAGATGGAAGAGCAAATAAAAGAAACTGGGGAAGATTACTTTTGCAAAACATTCAACCCTCAAAACAAATTAACTATATGCTACCTTTTGATTAG
- a CDS encoding prephenate/arogenate dehydrogenase, with protein MKIGIVGLGLIGGSLGLKLQSLNHTIYGIANNEFNEKKAKDKKLANFISCDLSLLKKCELIILALPIKDLISPSQQLVASIPQEAILTDVGSVKEPIVNTWENSHPLFIGSHPMAGTEKKGVDSGFEGLFKNAKWIITPTQNSDLNSVRTISELIKSIDCEICQASPKEHDEAVSLISHLPIFLASALIETAQTKNNQSLLDLSQKLAATGFADTSRVGGGNEQLGLDLAINNQINVLNSINNFKNKLNILESLIKEKNWDLLSQKLAEAKENRQNFIN; from the coding sequence ATGAAAATTGGAATAGTAGGATTAGGATTAATTGGTGGTTCTTTAGGATTAAAACTCCAAAGTCTAAATCATACAATTTATGGAATAGCAAATAATGAATTTAATGAAAAAAAAGCTAAGGATAAAAAACTTGCAAATTTTATTAGCTGTGATCTGAGCTTGTTAAAAAAATGTGAGCTAATAATTTTGGCATTGCCTATCAAAGATTTGATCAGTCCGTCGCAACAATTAGTAGCATCAATACCTCAGGAAGCAATACTAACTGATGTCGGCTCTGTAAAAGAACCAATTGTAAATACATGGGAAAATTCACATCCTCTATTTATTGGATCTCATCCAATGGCAGGAACAGAAAAAAAAGGAGTTGATTCAGGTTTTGAAGGTCTTTTTAAAAATGCAAAATGGATTATTACCCCAACACAAAATAGTGATTTAAATTCAGTCAGAACTATTTCCGAGCTCATAAAATCAATTGATTGTGAAATTTGCCAAGCTTCGCCAAAAGAGCATGATGAAGCAGTATCTCTAATTTCTCATTTGCCTATATTTTTAGCTTCTGCCCTCATAGAAACTGCGCAAACAAAAAATAATCAATCTTTATTAGATCTCTCGCAAAAATTAGCTGCTACAGGATTTGCTGACACTTCGAGAGTTGGCGGAGGCAATGAACAACTAGGCTTAGATTTGGCTATTAATAATCAGATTAATGTTTTAAATTCCATTAATAATTTTAAAAATAAGCTGAATATACTGGAATCTCTTATTAAAGAAAAAAATTGGGATTTACTTTCTCAAAAACTTGCTGAAGCAAAAGAAAACAGACAAAATTTTATAAACTAA
- the crtD gene encoding C-3',4' desaturase CrtD has product MRKSEVIVVGAGIAGLTSAAILSKQGLSVTLIESHTQAGGCAGTFKRKNYTFDVGATQVAGLEKGGIHSRIFNFLDIPSPEATILDPACIVDLNDGGNPIPIWYEKSKWIAEREMQFPGSQRFWKLCTLIHESNWIFANNNPVLPISNFWDFSQLLKALVPSNLVTGILLKSTIFDLLRICGLSKNERLIKFLNLQLKLYSQEDVYSTAALYGSTVLQMCQQPHGLWHLKKSMQSLSESLESSLIKTGVNLIFGQEVNSITFDDVNMCWQLSANSKKKSFIYHAKDVIYTAPPQSLLKHLKDPLERKKNYKNRLNNLPDPSGAVVFYSALKKEHIKKTFSNHYQFVSKEFCSLFVSISDDGDGRAPKGEVTLIASIFTKTKDWFDLDKQTYLKKKNGFMKKISLELESQFDIDPEKWLHRELATPLGFEKWTKRPNGIVGGLGQNPDIFGLFGLSSRTPFEGLWLCGDSIYPGEGTAGVSQSALMVSRQILASKGIENFSL; this is encoded by the coding sequence ATGAGAAAGTCTGAAGTTATTGTTGTAGGCGCCGGTATAGCAGGACTAACTTCTGCAGCGATTTTATCAAAACAAGGCTTATCAGTGACTTTAATCGAATCTCATACTCAAGCCGGAGGATGTGCCGGTACTTTTAAAAGAAAGAATTATACTTTCGATGTTGGCGCAACTCAGGTTGCTGGTTTAGAGAAGGGAGGAATACATTCTAGAATTTTTAATTTTTTAGATATTCCATCCCCAGAAGCCACAATTTTAGACCCTGCTTGCATTGTTGATTTAAATGATGGTGGTAATCCTATACCTATTTGGTATGAAAAAAGTAAATGGATTGCTGAACGAGAAATGCAGTTTCCTGGGAGTCAAAGATTTTGGAAGCTTTGTACCCTAATACATGAAAGTAATTGGATATTTGCTAATAATAATCCTGTATTACCAATAAGTAATTTTTGGGATTTTTCTCAACTTCTCAAAGCACTAGTACCTTCAAACCTTGTCACAGGTATCTTACTTAAATCTACTATTTTTGATCTATTGCGGATATGTGGATTATCCAAGAATGAGCGCTTGATTAAATTCTTAAATCTTCAATTAAAACTTTATTCTCAAGAGGACGTTTATAGTACTGCAGCATTATATGGATCTACTGTTCTTCAGATGTGTCAACAGCCACATGGTCTGTGGCATCTTAAAAAATCTATGCAGTCTTTAAGTGAATCATTAGAAAGTTCATTAATTAAAACTGGAGTTAATTTAATTTTTGGACAGGAAGTCAATTCTATAACTTTTGACGACGTAAATATGTGTTGGCAACTATCTGCTAATTCGAAAAAAAAATCATTTATTTATCATGCAAAAGATGTGATTTATACCGCACCTCCACAATCTTTGCTCAAGCATTTGAAAGATCCTTTAGAAAGAAAAAAAAATTATAAAAATCGACTTAATAATTTGCCTGATCCAAGTGGAGCTGTAGTTTTTTATTCAGCCTTAAAAAAGGAACATATTAAAAAAACATTCTCTAATCATTATCAATTTGTTTCAAAAGAATTTTGTTCGTTATTTGTATCAATTAGTGATGATGGTGATGGAAGAGCGCCAAAAGGTGAGGTTACTTTAATTGCCAGTATCTTTACCAAAACTAAAGATTGGTTTGATCTAGATAAACAAACTTACTTAAAGAAAAAAAATGGTTTCATGAAAAAAATATCACTTGAATTGGAAAGTCAATTTGATATTGATCCTGAAAAATGGCTACATAGAGAATTAGCAACTCCATTGGGCTTTGAAAAATGGACAAAAAGACCTAATGGAATAGTAGGCGGGCTTGGTCAAAATCCAGATATTTTTGGTTTATTTGGATTATCAAGTAGGACACCTTTTGAAGGTTTATGGTTATGTGGAGATTCGATTTATCCAGGAGAGGGGACTGCAGGTGTTAGTCAGTCTGCATTAATGGTTTCAAGACAAATTTTAGCTTCCAAAGGTATAGAAAATTTTAGTTTATAA
- a CDS encoding fructosamine kinase family protein has product MQKLSSIEINEICEELGETYPKNIEQVHGGDIHSAWRIEFSNKKLFLKRNIRNKKFLEFEKYCLLDLRKYINQENLVIPEVIAYKNINNIEILLIEWIDMHNFDQKKLGKGLGELHLKSAESNPKMFGFPVEGFIGTTDQKKGLEDNWIDCFLNLRIIPQLLILKSTTLDKEIINKVKEKIKSELLNHNPINALVHGDLWSGNAGMDKSGKGVIFDPASWWADNEVDIAMTKLFGGFRKEFYDEYHKVFPIKNGFEKRIIIYNFYHILNHANMFGGGYLKQVEDYIKAILNM; this is encoded by the coding sequence ATGCAAAAATTATCCTCTATTGAAATTAACGAAATTTGTGAAGAATTAGGTGAAACCTATCCAAAAAATATTGAACAAGTACATGGTGGTGATATTCATAGTGCCTGGCGAATAGAATTCTCAAACAAAAAGTTATTCCTTAAAAGAAACATCAGAAACAAAAAATTTCTCGAATTTGAAAAATATTGTCTTCTAGATTTGAGAAAATACATTAATCAAGAAAACTTAGTTATTCCAGAAGTTATTGCATATAAAAATATAAACAATATAGAAATTCTTTTAATTGAATGGATAGATATGCATAACTTTGACCAAAAAAAGCTTGGAAAAGGTTTAGGTGAATTACATTTAAAATCAGCTGAATCTAATCCCAAAATGTTTGGTTTTCCAGTTGAGGGTTTTATCGGAACAACAGATCAGAAGAAAGGGTTGGAAGATAATTGGATAGATTGTTTTTTAAACTTAAGGATAATACCTCAACTATTAATTCTTAAATCAACGACTTTAGATAAAGAAATTATAAATAAAGTTAAAGAAAAAATTAAATCAGAATTGCTGAATCACAATCCAATAAATGCTTTAGTTCATGGTGATTTGTGGTCAGGTAATGCAGGAATGGACAAAAGTGGAAAGGGGGTTATTTTTGACCCAGCATCTTGGTGGGCAGATAATGAAGTAGATATAGCTATGACAAAACTATTTGGAGGTTTTAGAAAAGAATTTTATGATGAATATCATAAAGTTTTTCCTATAAAAAACGGATTTGAAAAAAGAATTATTATTTATAATTTTTATCATATATTGAACCATGCCAATATGTTTGGGGGGGGGTACTTAAAACAAGTTGAAGATTACATAAAAGCAATACTCAACATGTAA
- a CDS encoding CAAD domain-containing protein has product MSDNTPESNQDSGSDTSSETKSFSEKYSDVMGKVNETLGNVDWTQMGKYGKAAGIIAVVVIAQIIIKVVIDTINFFPILPGLLELLGVIVVGQWSWQNLRTSENREAVLDKVQNLKKTYLG; this is encoded by the coding sequence ATGAGTGATAACACTCCAGAGTCAAACCAAGACTCCGGCTCCGATACAAGCTCAGAAACCAAAAGTTTTTCAGAGAAGTACTCTGATGTTATGGGAAAAGTCAACGAAACCCTTGGTAATGTTGATTGGACTCAAATGGGTAAGTACGGCAAGGCGGCAGGCATTATTGCTGTTGTCGTAATAGCACAGATAATAATTAAAGTTGTCATTGACACGATAAACTTTTTCCCAATTCTCCCTGGTTTACTAGAACTACTAGGCGTAATTGTGGTCGGTCAATGGAGCTGGCAAAATCTTCGTACCAGCGAAAACCGTGAAGCTGTTTTAGATAAGGTACAAAATCTTAAGAAGACATATTTAGGTTAG
- the moeB gene encoding molybdopterin-synthase adenylyltransferase MoeB: MSKDIKFNFLNSDEEERYQKHFTLKEIGYEGQLYLKNSSVLCIGAGGLGSSVLLYLAAAGIGRIGIVDNDQVEKSNLQRQIIHETNTIGNLKIDSARERIKKFNPNCEILTFSKRINPKNALELIKEFDVICDCSDNFGTRYLINDSCLILNKPLVFGSVQGFEGQVSVFNLYKNSPNLRDLLPESPSKNAAPSCAEYGVVGVSTGLIGILQVNEIIKIILKKGEILDGKMLIFDLLNMNMKKLHLKSDQLNKRIKNLSQFESFYYSDEYCEKNDTINSINANDFNILYKAKPNKILLIDVRENEEFSTSAIEGSISIPLSNLNQESDLKFIQKESLDKEVFTICKSGKRSEKASRILSKFKIQSRSIEGGIEKVKKILCN; encoded by the coding sequence ATGTCCAAAGATATCAAATTTAATTTCTTAAACTCTGATGAAGAAGAAAGATATCAAAAACATTTCACTCTCAAAGAGATAGGTTATGAGGGTCAACTATATCTTAAAAACAGCTCAGTATTATGCATTGGTGCAGGTGGGCTTGGGTCTTCCGTTTTGCTTTATTTAGCTGCAGCAGGAATTGGGAGAATTGGAATAGTTGATAACGATCAAGTTGAAAAGTCTAATCTCCAGCGACAGATAATTCATGAAACAAATACTATTGGTAATCTTAAAATTGATTCTGCCAGGGAAAGAATTAAAAAATTCAATCCTAATTGTGAAATATTAACCTTTTCAAAGAGAATTAATCCTAAAAATGCTCTTGAATTAATAAAGGAGTTTGATGTTATTTGTGATTGCTCGGATAACTTTGGCACAAGATATTTAATAAATGATTCATGCCTGATATTAAATAAACCCTTAGTCTTTGGAAGTGTACAAGGCTTTGAAGGGCAAGTGAGTGTTTTCAATTTATATAAAAATAGTCCTAATTTAAGAGACTTACTTCCAGAGTCTCCTTCAAAAAATGCTGCCCCTAGTTGTGCAGAATACGGGGTTGTGGGTGTTTCAACAGGTTTAATAGGAATTCTTCAGGTTAATGAAATTATCAAAATAATTTTGAAAAAAGGTGAAATTTTAGATGGGAAGATGTTAATTTTTGATCTATTGAATATGAATATGAAAAAATTACATCTAAAAAGTGATCAGTTAAATAAACGAATAAAAAATCTGTCTCAGTTTGAGAGCTTTTATTATAGTGATGAATATTGTGAGAAAAACGATACAATTAACAGTATTAATGCTAATGACTTTAATATTTTATACAAAGCAAAACCCAACAAAATTCTTTTAATTGATGTTAGAGAAAATGAAGAATTTTCTACATCTGCAATAGAGGGATCTATCTCAATTCCCTTAAGTAATTTGAACCAAGAATCTGACTTAAAATTTATTCAAAAAGAAAGTTTAGATAAAGAGGTTTTCACTATATGTAAATCGGGGAAACGCTCTGAAAAAGCTTCAAGAATCTTGTCTAAATTCAAAATTCAGTCAAGATCTATTGAAGGCGGCATTGAAAAGGTAAAAAAAATATTGTGCAATTAA
- a CDS encoding cob(I)yrinic acid a,c-diamide adenosyltransferase has product MTNTSRNRGIGIVTASDSQERSKGQLHIYDGEGKGKSQAALGVVLRTIGLGICEKRQSRVLLLRFLKGPERSYDEDSAIEALQRGFPHLIDHVRTGRSEFFTADQVTKFDVGEAERGWNIAKGAIASSLYSVVVLDELNPVLDLGMLDINEVVDSLQNRPDGLEIIITGRAAPPSLVRISQLHSEMRPRLIGDLSEPTKESSSNGGIEIYTGEGKGKSTSALGKALQAIGKGISQDKSHRVLILQWLKGGNGYTEDAAIEALRESYPHLVDHLRSGRDAIVWRGQQQPIDYVEAERAWEIAKAAILSGLYKTIILDELNPTVDLELLPVESIHQTLLKKPADTEVIITGRCKNEPSYFELADVYSEMVCHKHYANVGVDLKRGVDY; this is encoded by the coding sequence TTGACGAATACGAGTAGAAATAGAGGAATTGGAATTGTCACAGCAAGTGACAGTCAAGAGAGATCAAAAGGTCAATTACATATTTATGATGGAGAGGGTAAGGGAAAAAGCCAGGCTGCATTGGGAGTAGTTCTCAGGACAATAGGATTAGGAATATGCGAAAAAAGACAGTCAAGAGTTTTACTTCTAAGATTTTTAAAAGGCCCTGAGAGGTCATATGACGAGGATTCAGCTATAGAGGCTTTACAAAGAGGCTTTCCACATTTAATTGACCATGTAAGGACAGGAAGATCTGAATTCTTTACTGCTGACCAAGTGACAAAGTTTGATGTTGGTGAGGCAGAGAGAGGATGGAATATTGCTAAAGGCGCAATTGCTAGTTCTCTTTATTCTGTAGTTGTACTCGATGAGTTGAATCCAGTTCTTGATTTAGGAATGCTTGATATCAATGAAGTAGTTGATTCTCTTCAAAATCGTCCAGATGGATTAGAAATAATTATTACTGGAAGGGCAGCCCCGCCCTCTTTGGTAAGAATATCTCAACTCCATTCAGAAATGAGACCACGTTTAATAGGAGACTTATCAGAACCAACCAAAGAAAGTAGTTCTAATGGTGGAATTGAGATTTATACAGGTGAAGGAAAAGGTAAATCCACAAGTGCACTCGGTAAGGCTCTTCAAGCTATCGGTAAAGGAATATCTCAAGATAAAAGTCATAGAGTTTTAATATTACAGTGGTTAAAAGGTGGAAATGGATATACAGAAGATGCTGCCATAGAAGCTTTAAGAGAGAGTTACCCTCATTTAGTAGATCATTTGCGTTCAGGCAGAGATGCCATCGTATGGAGAGGTCAGCAACAACCAATTGATTATGTTGAGGCTGAAAGAGCATGGGAAATTGCTAAAGCTGCTATTTTGTCGGGCTTGTATAAAACAATCATTTTAGATGAATTGAATCCAACTGTTGATTTAGAGTTGTTGCCTGTGGAATCAATACATCAAACGCTCTTAAAAAAACCAGCAGATACAGAAGTTATAATTACTGGGAGGTGTAAAAATGAACCTTCCTATTTTGAACTAGCTGATGTTTACTCTGAAATGGTTTGTCATAAGCATTACGCAAATGTAGGAGTTGATTTGAAAAGAGGTGTAGATTACTAA
- the larE gene encoding ATP-dependent sacrificial sulfur transferase LarE has product MFNQLEILSDEQNEKLYTIRRYIKNLDSVCIAYSGGVDSTLVASLAFEQLGRKAIAITGISPALANTLRQEARRQAKWIGVKHLEIKTSELEQSSYTKNPKDRCFACKKELHKHTTYLSKKLNYKIVLDGVNLDDLKDYRPGIQASKQAGVISPLAKFKVSKQDIRDISRALGFPWWDKPAQPCLSSRFPYGHEITSERLKMVEKAEEYLKEYGLSEVRVRCQGSTARIEIPQDELNYFFSKYNFSELVQYFSNLGFNCTSLDLEGLVSGKLNR; this is encoded by the coding sequence ATGTTCAATCAACTAGAAATTCTCTCTGATGAACAAAATGAAAAGCTTTATACAATTAGAAGATACATTAAGAATCTTGATAGTGTTTGTATTGCTTACTCCGGAGGAGTTGACAGTACACTAGTAGCATCATTGGCATTCGAGCAATTAGGTAGGAAAGCAATTGCTATAACTGGTATTTCTCCTGCATTAGCCAATACTCTTCGCCAAGAAGCAAGAAGGCAAGCAAAATGGATTGGAGTAAAGCATTTAGAAATTAAAACATCAGAATTAGAGCAATCAAGTTACACCAAAAATCCTAAGGATAGGTGCTTTGCATGCAAAAAAGAGCTACACAAACATACAACCTACCTCTCAAAAAAACTTAATTACAAGATTGTTTTAGATGGAGTCAATCTAGATGATCTTAAAGATTACAGACCAGGTATACAAGCCTCAAAACAAGCAGGAGTTATCTCTCCCCTTGCAAAATTTAAAGTCTCAAAACAAGACATTAGGGATATATCAAGAGCATTGGGGTTTCCTTGGTGGGATAAACCTGCTCAACCTTGCTTATCATCAAGATTTCCTTATGGCCATGAAATAACTAGTGAAAGGCTAAAAATGGTTGAGAAAGCAGAAGAATATCTTAAAGAATATGGATTATCAGAGGTTAGAGTTAGATGCCAAGGTTCAACTGCAAGAATAGAAATTCCCCAAGATGAATTAAATTATTTTTTTAGCAAATATAATTTTAGTGAGTTAGTTCAATATTTTTCTAATTTAGGATTTAATTGCACAAGTTTAGATCTTGAGGGACTAGTAAGCGGAAAATTAAATAGATAA
- the speD gene encoding adenosylmethionine decarboxylase, with amino-acid sequence MEIYKKNQILSSLSDEQKLSHQSKHLLLELYRCDREKLNDESFLRCILNRAAKLANATVLNLISNKFEPQGVTAIALLAESHISIHTWPESNYSAVDIFTCGQNMMPALASQYLIESLMAKEHSLRVIERNPPSTVSNQIRTVV; translated from the coding sequence ATGGAAATCTACAAAAAAAATCAAATTTTAAGTTCGTTAAGTGATGAGCAAAAATTAAGTCATCAAAGTAAACACCTTTTGTTGGAACTTTATAGATGCGATCGCGAAAAATTAAATGACGAATCCTTTTTGCGTTGTATTTTAAATAGAGCTGCTAAATTGGCAAATGCAACAGTTTTGAATTTGATAAGTAATAAATTTGAGCCTCAGGGGGTTACGGCAATTGCATTACTGGCAGAATCTCATATTTCAATACATACTTGGCCTGAATCTAATTATTCGGCAGTCGATATTTTTACATGTGGTCAAAATATGATGCCTGCACTAGCTAGTCAATATTTAATTGAATCTTTGATGGCTAAAGAACATTCTTTGCGTGTCATTGAACGAAATCCACCTTCAACAGTCTCTAACCAGATCAGAACGGTTGTTTGA
- the recF gene encoding DNA replication/repair protein RecF (All proteins in this family for which functions are known are DNA-binding proteins that assist the filamentation of RecA onto DNA for the initiation of recombination or recombinational repair.), with protein sequence MFLNKLKIKNFRNHKSFEIDLKEQRAIVLGCNGIGKSNLLESVEFLSQLKSNRALSDKDLIENDSDMAVVIGQINFKDDLKLHLFRKGPKRIYVNESILKKQSEIKNYIRSVCFCSNDIDIVRSEPSYRRTWIDKVVSQLEPVYLDLISRFNRLLKQRSHFWRSESFLKTQSTDIVESFDIQMSIISTRIFRRRRRALLKIKPYVEYWHNHLSKSQEQIDINYLSGIQNISPEEEEEEVISKKIEEQLFNQRSIEALTGKCNFGPHRDDVEFLINNVSVRKYGSSGQQRTFILALKMAELDLLTKTLNVPPILILDDVLAELDLTRQNLLLNSVGKDSQCFISATHLDKFNQSFLGSSQMIHL encoded by the coding sequence ATTTTTTTAAATAAATTAAAAATTAAAAATTTTCGGAACCATAAAAGTTTTGAAATTGATTTAAAGGAGCAAAGAGCAATTGTTCTTGGTTGTAACGGTATTGGCAAGTCAAATTTACTTGAATCGGTTGAGTTTTTAAGTCAATTAAAATCAAACAGAGCATTAAGTGATAAAGATTTAATAGAGAATGACAGTGATATGGCTGTAGTCATAGGGCAGATAAATTTTAAAGACGATTTAAAGTTACATTTATTCCGAAAAGGCCCTAAAAGAATTTATGTCAATGAATCAATCTTGAAAAAACAGAGTGAAATAAAGAATTATATAAGGAGTGTATGTTTCTGTTCTAATGATATAGATATTGTTAGAAGTGAACCCAGTTATCGAAGAACATGGATTGATAAAGTCGTATCTCAGCTTGAACCAGTATATTTAGACCTGATAAGTAGATTTAATAGGCTTTTAAAACAAAGAAGTCATTTTTGGCGTTCGGAAAGTTTCTTAAAAACTCAATCCACAGATATTGTTGAAAGCTTTGATATTCAAATGTCAATAATAAGTACAAGAATTTTTAGGCGCAGAAGAAGAGCTTTATTAAAAATAAAACCATATGTTGAATATTGGCATAATCATTTAAGTAAATCTCAAGAGCAAATAGACATAAATTACCTTTCGGGGATACAAAATATAAGTCCAGAAGAAGAAGAAGAAGAAGTTATTAGTAAAAAAATAGAAGAACAACTCTTTAATCAGCGTTCAATAGAAGCATTGACTGGTAAATGTAATTTTGGCCCTCATCGTGATGATGTTGAGTTTCTAATCAATAATGTTTCAGTTAGAAAATATGGTTCTTCTGGACAGCAAAGGACTTTTATCTTGGCTTTAAAGATGGCTGAACTCGATTTATTAACTAAAACATTAAATGTTCCTCCAATACTTATATTAGATGATGTCTTGGCGGAATTAGATTTAACCAGGCAAAATTTGTTATTAAATTCTGTTGGTAAAGATAGTCAATGTTTTATAAGTGCGACACATTTAGATAAATTTAATCAGTCTTTCTTAGGCTCGTCACAAATGATTCACTTATAA
- a CDS encoding N-acetyltransferase, translated as MQYFSKKKLILPEGYFVNSSQIPLAKEVNKLLANCGCETFPIKPLYEAIQKSNFFFTIQSELKNNLYGFVRVTSDRGLNANLWNLSALPGNNQQLYYSILLQVTLEKINREMPGCSISVQAPISSFLSLEENGFILDPNGIRVMGYKL; from the coding sequence TTGCAATATTTTTCTAAAAAAAAACTTATTCTTCCAGAAGGTTATTTTGTTAACTCTTCGCAAATCCCATTAGCTAAAGAAGTTAACAAACTTTTAGCAAATTGTGGTTGTGAGACATTTCCAATAAAACCTCTTTATGAGGCTATTCAGAAAAGTAATTTCTTTTTTACCATACAGAGTGAATTAAAAAATAATTTATATGGCTTTGTAAGGGTTACTTCCGACAGGGGATTGAATGCTAACTTGTGGAATTTAAGTGCATTGCCAGGTAATAATCAGCAACTATATTATTCAATATTGCTTCAAGTCACTCTTGAGAAAATAAATAGAGAAATGCCTGGATGCAGTATTTCCGTACAGGCCCCTATATCTTCGTTCCTAAGTTTGGAGGAAAATGGATTCATATTAGATCCAAATGGAATACGAGTAATGGGATATAAACTTTAA